From the Plasmodium malariae genome assembly, chromosome: 2 genome, one window contains:
- the NMD3 gene encoding 60S ribosomal export protein NMD3, putative produces MNNVKKGELNQNGEKENVESPLSFSISENSNETNMKKKVKKVSFLLDKEENHIKKDEGSSIDDSSEDRMVNIQNGINLNNKADCASKKCYDNTNDNIMKYNYNGKNISSYNIVKQEDNINNSLSCASYMDFDYKDNTNDFIYEKQERYEKNEKNEKIEKYDKREFTDNEKDHRRTNIHIYEEEIKDILNEDEVKDVLDEREVKNDLNERKVKEALNENRGGNKKDGFEKSYNDSLNNYLSSSFVDILNTIHENKKDQSNLNGRKTSEHSHNNSNNDNSNNNGDHMMNASNPSNGKNYENRDFTDTLESDNLRLIPCILCGDTIKTNASKMCNNCILQNVESNSMNINKDTYLIYYCRECRRYLHNKWVYCELESKELLALCLKKVHKLKKLKILDAKFLYTEPHSKRIKIHLTVQEELINNFISEIELILHYVIKYTQCDDCKKKYTPYTYNTCVSVRQKVEHKKTLLFLESLLLKCNMNENIINIVSNPDGLDFHFLSRNDALKFCDFILSKTMSKYKNSKHLINHDASNNTYNYLYTFSIDICPICKFDLIFFPRDLSMKYGIKSSFYLCMHVSIFIILINPFCFLNNAHISQERYNKHPFLPLLSKADAKVFLILNVEYIDSDPYSKNKKKNYVGNKDNNNKLNNNSNALDDNNSFANAQGKNKNNIKNKNNLKRKIKNFTNAQDIEEYSTDDDYVINDDDKNSLTDTKSCKSSSRKVKLDKLVYAYVELYDESNGNTILTKTCNAKHLKPGDYVNAYDLRKHTFDNEISLYLEKNDNYNIIIIDRVKSKERQKIENELQVQYNNIETVKNINEEDVFKRIVLNNCRDIENMTIKGA; encoded by the coding sequence ATGAATAACGTAAAAAAGGGAGAACTAAATCAAAATggagaaaaggaaaatgtaGAATCACCACTATCATTTTCGATCAGCGAAAATTCAAACGAAACAAACATGAAAAAGAAAGTTAAGAAAGTGAGTTTTCTCCTAGATAAAGAGGAGAACCATATAAAGAAGGACGAAGGAAGTAGCATTGATGATAGTTCTGAAGATCGTATGgttaatatacaaaatggTATTAACCTTAATAATAAAGCTGATTGTGCtagtaaaaaatgttatgaTAATAccaatgataatataatgaagtataattataatggtaaaaatataagcagTTATAATATAGTGAAACAAGAAGATAACATAAATAACAGTTTAAGCTGTGCGAGTTATATGGATTTCGATTATAAAGATAATACGAATGACTTCATTTACGAAAAGCAAGAGAGGTATGAGAAGAacgaaaaaaatgagaagaTTGAAAAATACGATAAGCGCGAATTTActgataatgaaaaagacCATCGTCGaacaaatattcatatatatgaggaagaaataaaagatattttaaatgagGACGAAGTAAAGGATGTATTAGATGAGAGAGAAGTAAAGAATGatttaaatgaaagaaaagtaaaggaagcattaaatgaaaataggggtggtaataaaaaagacGGGTTTGAAAAATCGTATAATGACAGTCTAAATAACTATCTTTCTTCCTCCTTTGTGGATATTCTAAATACAATtcatgaaaataaaaaagatcaAAGTAACTTGAATGGAAGAAAAACAAGTGAGCATAgtcataataatagtaataacgataatagtaataataatggagATCATATGATGAATGCTTCTAATCCCAGTAACGGAAAAAATTACGAAAATAGAGATTTTACAGATACCTTAGAAAGTGACAACTTACGACTAATTCCATGTATTTTATGTGGAGATACAATTAAAACAAACGCTTCGAAAATGTGTAACAATTGTATATTACAAAATGTGGAAAGTAATAgcatgaatataaataaagatacCTATTTAATATACTATTGTCGTGAATGTCGAAGATATTTACACAATAAATGGGTTTATTGCGAGCTGGAAAGTAAAGAATTATTAGctttatgtttaaaaaaagtccataaattaaaaaagttaaaaatactCGATGCCAAATTTTTATACACAGAACCTCATagcaaaagaataaaaattcatttaacTGTGCAGGAAGAGTTGATCAATAACTTTATTAGCGAAATAGAATTAATTTTACACtatgtaattaaatatactCAATGTGATgattgtaaaaaaaagtatactccatatacatacaatacATGTGTATCAGTAAGACAAAAAGTCgaacataaaaaaacattgCTATTTTTAGAAAGCCTATTATTGAAATGTAAtatgaatgaaaatattattaatattgtttcAAATCCTGATGGGTTagattttcattttttatcaaGAAATGAtgcattaaaattttgtgattttattttaagtaaaacaatgtcaaaatataaaaactcaaaacatttaattaatCATGATGCAAGTAATAATACGTATAACTATTTATACACTTTTTCTATTGATATATGTCCAATATGCAAATTtgacttaattttttttccaagaGATTTATCTATGAAATATGGAATTAAAAGTTCTTTCTACTTATGTATGCAcgtttctatttttattattttaattaatcctttttgttttttaaataatgcgCATATATCACAAGAAAGATACAACAAGCATCCCTTCCTCCCTCTGTTAAGTAAAGCCGACGCTAAGGTATTTCTAATACTCAATGTAGAATACATTGACAGTGACCCATATtctaaaaacaaaaagaaaaattatgtaggaaataaagataacaataataaattaaacaataacagtaatgctttagatgataataattcatttgcAAATGCACAaggtaaaaacaaaaataatataaaaaataaaaataatttaaaaagaaaaataaaaaattttaccaaCGCTCAAGATATAGAAGAATATTCTACGGATGATGACTATGTTATTAACGATGATGATAAAAACAGTCTTACAGATACAAAAAGCTGTAAATCATCCTcaagaaaagtaaaattagaTAAACTGGTGTATGCGTATGTCGAATTATATGACGAGTCCAATGGAAACACCATACTAACAAAAACTTGTAATGCAAAACATTTAAAGCCAGGGGATTATGTGAATGCATATGACTTAAGAAAACATACATTCGATAACGAAATAAgtttatatttagaaaaaaatgataattataatataattattattgatAGAGTAAAATCAAAAGAACGacaaaaaattgaaaatgaaTTACAGGTTCAATATAACAATATTGAAAccgtaaaaaatattaatgaagaaGATGTCTTTAAAAGAATTGTTCTAAACAATTGTAGAGACATAGAAAATATGACAATCAAAGGAGCCTAA